A stretch of Vibrio maritimus DNA encodes these proteins:
- a CDS encoding DUF1499 domain-containing protein: MTKAKLLTLSSIVFLTACGAGYKTTTDRTDEPCGDSPRCVSTQDSREEFNLAPFKLAPNTNINQIETVALSFDNAEVAAIDDNYLRVEYTSSVFRYVDDMEVKIQDGELRVRSEARIGYYDFDVNRKRVEAFRAKLIETGLIIANP; the protein is encoded by the coding sequence ATGACCAAAGCCAAGCTATTAACGCTTTCCTCCATCGTTTTTCTTACGGCCTGCGGAGCTGGCTACAAAACCACAACGGACCGCACTGACGAGCCATGTGGAGACAGTCCTCGCTGCGTCTCTACCCAAGATAGCCGTGAAGAATTTAATCTCGCCCCTTTCAAACTCGCCCCCAATACCAACATCAACCAAATCGAAACCGTCGCTTTAAGCTTCGATAATGCAGAGGTTGCCGCCATTGATGACAACTACCTACGGGTTGAATACACCTCCAGCGTGTTCCGTTATGTTGATGATATGGAGGTAAAAATCCAAGATGGGGAACTGAGAGTTCGCTCTGAGGCACGCATCGGCTACTACGATTTTGATGTCAATCGGAAGCGGGTTGAAGCCTTTCGCGCTAAGCTCATCGAAACTGGATTGATCATCGCAAATCCCTAA
- a CDS encoding FAD-dependent oxidoreductase → MSQNVYQFIDVNRVDPAKKPIKVRKIEFVEIYEPFTKQQATAQADRCLDCGNPYCEWKCPVHNYIPQWLKLANEGRIIEAAELSHQTNSLPEVCGRVCPQDRLCEGSCTLNDDFGAVTIGNIEKYITDKAFEMGWKPDMSHVEWTDKKVAIIGAGPAGLAAADILARNGVKPVVFDRYPEIGGLLTFGIPSFKLEKDVMINRRRIFTEMGVEFQLNTEVGKDVEMATLIEEYDAVFLGVGTYKNMRAGLENENAPGVFDALPFLISNTYKVMELDGEQPFIDMKGKKVVVLGGGDTAMDCVRTSIRQSASSVVCAYRRDEANMPGSRREVKNAREEGVNFMFNLQPLGIEVDANGNACGVKVVKTALGEPDEAGRRRPEPVEGSEHVLEADAVIMAFGFQPHQMSWLEPYGVDLDQWGRIKAPVSQEFMYQTTNEKIFAGGDAVRGSDLVVTAIDEGRKAAEGILDFLDV, encoded by the coding sequence ATGAGCCAGAACGTATACCAGTTTATTGATGTGAACCGCGTTGATCCTGCCAAAAAGCCGATTAAGGTTCGCAAAATCGAGTTCGTGGAAATCTACGAACCCTTTACCAAGCAGCAAGCGACGGCTCAGGCCGATCGCTGCCTAGACTGCGGTAACCCTTATTGTGAGTGGAAGTGCCCTGTACACAACTACATTCCTCAATGGCTAAAGCTAGCCAATGAGGGACGCATCATAGAAGCCGCTGAACTCTCACATCAAACCAACAGCTTGCCAGAGGTCTGTGGTCGCGTATGTCCGCAAGATCGCCTGTGTGAAGGGTCATGTACGCTAAACGACGACTTCGGTGCGGTCACTATCGGCAATATCGAAAAGTACATCACTGACAAAGCGTTCGAGATGGGCTGGAAGCCAGACATGTCTCACGTGGAATGGACGGATAAGAAAGTGGCCATTATTGGCGCTGGTCCAGCAGGTCTTGCCGCTGCCGATATTTTGGCACGAAATGGGGTTAAGCCCGTCGTCTTTGATCGTTATCCTGAGATTGGAGGTCTACTCACCTTTGGTATTCCTTCTTTCAAACTAGAGAAAGACGTCATGATTAACCGTCGCCGCATCTTTACTGAGATGGGGGTTGAATTCCAGCTCAACACAGAGGTAGGCAAAGACGTTGAGATGGCGACGTTAATTGAAGAGTATGACGCCGTTTTCCTTGGTGTAGGAACCTACAAAAATATGCGAGCGGGCCTCGAGAACGAGAATGCACCCGGCGTCTTTGATGCCCTACCGTTTCTTATCTCAAACACCTACAAGGTCATGGAGCTTGATGGTGAGCAACCGTTCATTGATATGAAAGGTAAGAAGGTCGTAGTACTCGGTGGTGGCGATACGGCGATGGACTGTGTTCGCACCTCTATTCGTCAAAGTGCGAGTAGCGTGGTTTGTGCCTATCGCCGAGACGAAGCCAACATGCCAGGGTCCAGACGTGAGGTGAAAAATGCCCGTGAAGAAGGGGTTAACTTTATGTTTAACCTTCAGCCACTGGGCATTGAGGTTGATGCCAATGGTAATGCCTGCGGCGTTAAAGTTGTAAAAACCGCGCTGGGTGAACCCGATGAAGCCGGTCGCCGCCGTCCAGAACCCGTAGAAGGCAGCGAACATGTACTGGAAGCCGACGCGGTGATCATGGCATTCGGATTCCAGCCACATCAGATGTCTTGGCTAGAACCTTATGGCGTTGACCTTGACCAATGGGGTCGCATTAAAGCGCCTGTATCTCAAGAGTTTATGTATCAAACCACCAATGAGAAGATCTTCGCCGGAGGTGACGCGGTACGTGGCTCTGATTTGGTTGTTACCGCCATTGACGAGGGACGCAAAGCGGCAGAAGGCATACTAGACTTCTTAGATGTATAG